One Homo sapiens chromosome 3, GRCh38.p14 Primary Assembly genomic window carries:
- the NMNAT3 gene encoding nicotinamide/nicotinic acid mononucleotide adenylyltransferase 3 isoform 1 (isoform 1 is encoded by transcript variant 14) — translation MYQVIQGIISPVNDTYGKKDLAASHHRVAMARLALQTSDWIRVDPWESEQAQWMETVKVLRHHHSKLLRSPPQMEGPDHGKALFSTPAAVPELKLLCGADVLKTFQTPNLWKDAHIQEIVEKFGLVCVGRVGHDPKGYIAESPILRMHQHNIHLAKEPVQNEISATYIRRALGQGQSVKYLIPDAVITYIKDHGLYTKGSTWKGKSTQSTEGKTS, via the exons ATGTACCAGGTCATCCAGGGTATCATCTCTCCTGTCAACGACACCTATGGGAAGAAAGACCTCGCAGCTTCTCATCACCGAGTGGCCATGGCCCGGCTGGCCCTGCAGACATCCGACTGGATCCGGGTGGACCCTTGGGAGAGTGAGCAGGCACAGTGGATGGAGACAGTGAAGGTGCTGAG GCATCATCACAGCAAACTGCTCAGATCTCCACCCCAGATGGAAGGCCCAGACCATGGCAAGGCACTCTTCTCGACCCCTGCAG CTGTGCCTGAGCTGAAGCTTCTCTGTGGGGCAGACGTCTTGAAGACCTTCCAGACCCCCAACCTCTGGAAGGATGCGCACATCCAGGAAATAGTGGAGAAGTTTGGCTTGGTGTGCGTGGGCCGAGTAGGTCACGACCCAAAAGGTTACATCGCAGAATCTCCCATCCTACGGATGCACCAGCACAACATTCACCTGGCCAAGGAGCCTGTGCAGAATGAGATCAGTGCCACATACATCAGGCGAGCCTTGGGCCAAGGGCAGAGCGTAAAGTACCTGATTCCCGATGCTGTCATCACGTACATCAAGGACCATGGCCTCTACACCAAGGGCAGTACCTGGAAAGGCAAAAGCACCCAGAGCACTGAGGGCAAGACAAGCTAG
- the NMNAT3 gene encoding nicotinamide/nicotinic acid mononucleotide adenylyltransferase 3 isoform 5 (isoform 5 is encoded by transcript variant 6) — translation MEGPDHGKALFSTPAAVPELKLLCGADVLKTFQTPNLWKDAHIQEIVEKFGLVCVGRVGHDPKGYIAESPILRMHQHNIHLAKEPVQNEISATYIRRALGQGQSVKYLIPDAVITYIKDHGLYTKGSTWKGKSTQSTEGKTS, via the exons ATGGAAGGCCCAGACCATGGCAAGGCACTCTTCTCGACCCCTGCAG CTGTGCCTGAGCTGAAGCTTCTCTGTGGGGCAGACGTCTTGAAGACCTTCCAGACCCCCAACCTCTGGAAGGATGCGCACATCCAGGAAATAGTGGAGAAGTTTGGCTTGGTGTGCGTGGGCCGAGTAGGTCACGACCCAAAAGGTTACATCGCAGAATCTCCCATCCTACGGATGCACCAGCACAACATTCACCTGGCCAAGGAGCCTGTGCAGAATGAGATCAGTGCCACATACATCAGGCGAGCCTTGGGCCAAGGGCAGAGCGTAAAGTACCTGATTCCCGATGCTGTCATCACGTACATCAAGGACCATGGCCTCTACACCAAGGGCAGTACCTGGAAAGGCAAAAGCACCCAGAGCACTGAGGGCAAGACAAGCTAG